The stretch of DNA TTAGCTTAAAGCTAAAAACGCATATCCCCGAATTAAGATCGGCTCAGATCATtgttatagccagaataaagaaatttatttttagtggcTACCCCCAACAGCTTATCTTAtgcttgtttattgttgtcaGTCTTACACGTTCGCACACTCTGCATAATTCAGTGAGTGACTCTGGGGGAGGGTGTCgagcaaaaaggaaatgtttgtgtggaaaatgatGTAGATGtaatgacagatgtagaaaaatgtaaaatgtaaaattcgaaaaaaccACAAGAGTGCAAATATACTGActgaataccgggtataaaagttgtgtctCAAGCGTTCCTACTCGCTATATATACACATCCCACTGTGACTCGCTTTGCAAGCGTTTCCATATCCATATTCACTGCGAGGAATCGTGATCATACACCACGATCTAGGGGACGCTGACGTTCCAATGATGCAGACGCTGCCGTTGAGGCTGACAGTGACCAAAATGTTGCCTTTGCCcgctgcttttcttttttgaccTTTTGGCAAAGCTTGCGTCTAATTAACCTGGAAGCTATCTGTCCACCTAccgcactatgggtaaaaagcccgaatttttggcatttatgtaattttctttgggtaaaatatttgaatgcgacttaacTTTTCTGATTCCTAAATATCCAGATAGAACAAAACTTGTTTTAGAAGATTTTAACCTAGTACTTACCATATGTTTTTTGCCcgctttcaaagtcggctgattttgagatgctttgacttgtgaaaaagtgcgggaaaaattgagcaacttgcagctgTAACTTTAGCtcgattacaaagtttatatacaagcaaaaatatggaaataataggtcgaggtatttaaattaattgtttatatatgtttttgcatagttgtgtgtagttatttaattgtccaatgttttgttcgtgtgtctttttagcttggtactaacaattgcacgtgtttcctgtggaatattacttttgcacagcacaccactgcacatAAGTTTAGATTACTtgttattaaccaaatattatagaatcacgtggtgttaatgctttttgcccgtttttgtcccttttcgaaaaattttaaatttggcAGATGCTATGAGTTCACTcatgcagccgctgctggaggtctggaccaacaaccatcgtgaagcagacgcaataaaatgttgtaatttaaagagtattgacaaaaactgactaactaaagatgaaactattacaattcaaacgaaaattaaccaaattattgtttagttaaacaagtactaagcaaaattcaattgtacGTTAGAGCGATTCAGATCAAACtacttttaaccaaacaatcattcaatcagtcaatcaaatatatgtattttttaaaagtTCTATAATGTTTTAAAGaatcttttatcataattaatcttttgaataccttttttttataattaatacgacgtaaatgggttCCAGTTTGTATGGTTACGGGAGGTAGGCGGGGTCCAAATgactacattttttttcccgaaattctactttagtctaacaaacattcatgccaatttttagagctctagctcttttggtttggttaatgccaaaaaaactttttacccatagtgcaccggcacatacatacatacttaatTGTTGCGTTGGCATTTCTATATTTCAACGTAAAGATTCTATGGAATTAATACATTTGGGAGAATGCATTCAATTGCACTTTTCTGGGTTAAAAGCTAAGTTACATGGCATGGTTCAATCAATGGGGAATACGGGATCAAAACGGCGACTGGACCCCGGTCACACTCTCTCTTTATGTCTCCTCGTTCTCACACTCCCTTGAGCACTGAAAAGTAGGTCATCAAAGGAATTTGCACGTTTATTAGCCCGTTCGTTCGGTTTGTTTATTACACGCGACATCGTGTATGATATGTGTATTTGCCAAGGCGTCATATTTAATTCTCCAAACATTTCAGAACTTTTTCGAGAGGTTGTTGGCCAATCACTCAATTTTGTACACTTGAGGAACATAAAGTTATCTAAGCTCTTTACGTATATTAGTCTGCAAACGGAACTCTCATGTGCAACTTTTTATAACATTTCCATCAGCATGCTGATGTAGGTGTGTAGGTGTCGATGACAAATGAAGAATAAacttaaaatgtaaaatgctgaaaaatataaggttacatacatatgtacataaatatgcatcaCATTTAATGTATAACATATGTGTTaacttgtacatatgtatgtacatacactgccaatcagacgaatagactcacgagttttccaagtgaaaagAGGTTTCTAAAAgtccagcagcgaatgatagtggagcaaatttatttttccattaatcaagattcttttccttgtttgaaaagtaaagaattcgacttctaagtggtttttttttttttttttattttgtgtaaataccccaaaaaaaaggcccgttttagcgatcaccgaatagactcaataatgaatattaggtaaaatctttcaaaagtaataaattttttttataatgttttggagcttaactaataatgtttgtggaaaacttttttgaattgctttgtaatgtccttcaggacattaaaattaagggattcaaagggttcaattaaagctcgctgcaggcctgtctgatgcaattatgaaatggtttaacttcttaaaattgttgacaggactcatatcctttacgtaaaagctatccccatgcgatccctgcaaaattctgatcagagagaaaaaaaacttcaaaattaggtgaaaatttgagtctttcatccacttctttatcaatttaccgttatatttcgtgcgagtatcctggtgaaatTAGCACGAccgtgtgacaaaaatgttattagcattgtggtattattgaaattagacaaaagttATCCTCTTACTGGGTCTCGCAAGGATTCTTGCATTGTTGTCGCGCGTGTCATGACACCGGAAACCGAATTTTTTgtatccgttttttttttataaaaaaagttttaatttgaaaagaataggtcgatttaattattctttcatgatctaagaaaaaaagaaaattttttGACTCGTTACAATAGTCCTTTGAGGACCATACTGGTGTTGGgttccatttgcttttatgGCGCACTTGACACCCGATTTGTTTCGTGGATGTTGAGTAAATCAGTAGGAAAGCTACTCTTAAAGTCCTTTGGTGagattctgcaacattttttgtcaCACGGTCGTGCTAatttcaccaggatactcgcacgaaatataacggtaaattgataaagaagtggatgaaagactcaaattttcacctaattttgaagtttttttctctcctgatcagaattttgcagggatcgcatggggatagcttttacgtaaaggatatgagtcctgtcaacaattttaagaagttaaaccatttcataattgcatcagacaggcctgcagcgagctttaattgaaccctttgaatcccttaattttaatgtcctgaaggacattacaaagcaattccaaaaagttttccacaaacattattagttaagctccaaacattataaaaaaaatatttattacaaagcttttgaaagattttacctaatattcattattgagtctattcggtgatcgctaaaacgggccttttttggggtatttacacaaaataattcataaaaaaaaaacctctccacttagaagtcgaattctttacttttcaaacaaggaaaagaatcttgattaatggaaaaataaatttgctccactatcattcgctgcAGGACTTTTAGAAACCTcttttcacttggaaaactcgtgagtctattcgtctgattggcagtgtatatactgactgagtaccgggtataaaagttgtgacgcgtacaaagcgtctcacaaactaTTGCTTTGTGTTTTCTCTATCTGTCTGGTGTGCTGCAACCTAGAAACCATCTAAATGTACACTACAGGACATCGAAATAAGCCTCTTATCACTTTGCCTTTTACTATCGTATAAAGAATGGGCTTCCGTAGTTTATTGTGAGATCGCTGCGTAATCTTATCTAGAAGCAAAGATGCTAGGCCATGCTCCAGATTTAGGTTCAATTGCAAAATATACACaataagaaaatgtttgaattttgaaatgttttcaaattttGAGTCGTAGTTTCGTTAGATGTAAACCTCGAATATCTTTATATTCCCAGTAAATGTAATAATTCCTTAAAACATGTGAATATTTGCACATCTGTTAATTAGTATATTCATCACACACTCAATTCTTCATTACCCGCCCCGCTATGAATAATTGTACTGAATAATTCATGAAAAGAAACAAGCGAGCTCACAGACTCTACTATATACCTTGTCTCGGATATTAGGTCATTAGTCTTAATTAGATTTAGTCACTCATAGCACGATctgaaaattcaaattttatatatgtacatatgtatgtacatatgtagtatgtatgtacatacataaaatcTGTGTCCAGATTGCATGCTCGTATTCCCCGAGTTAAGTGATTCAATTGCTTTACTTCTCATTCCTTAAGGGAATTTCTTGCAATTTCTTCAATCGAAACAAATATTATTCTCGTTTCATTTGGTATGTCGCTGGAATCGTTGGAGCTTATAGTGATAACCCCCAGCACCAGTCCGAAGATGAGTTTAGCGTGTTGAATTCAATTCAATCGGTTCAATGTCTTGCTTCATAtaactaaataataaatatgttgTTTCCAAGAACTGGTAGTGATTTAATACgagaattttaaatatttttgggtcTCCGTACTTGTGccttcatttaattaaaaatacagaaaattgtaaatgtttCCCTGTATACACTCACTGCTGACATCATAAGTAACGCCCTCTGACCAAATTGGGAAGGGAAGGGATGAGAAGGGAGGGAATATAGAGGCCTGACCGGCCTCCTACTTTAATTGCCTTCGCCGCCTCCCAGATGGCGTCATAGAAGTGGCTTTCGAGTGTATTGAATGCAACTTTTACAGAAGATTCACGCAGAagattttaaaatattgattcatattctcttttttccttttctattGCAGCTCATTGGACTGAGCATTGTGATCACATCCGTTTGGATGCTGACGGATCCCACATTTATGCTGTCGATGACACAATCCTATAATCATTACCATATAGCGCTCTACGTTTTCCTTGGTATTGGCATATTGATCACTCTGGGCGCGTTCTTTGGCTGCTGGGGCGTTTGTCGAGAGTCGCAGTGTCTGCTGGTATCGGTgagtaaacaaacaaagaaaaaaccaaaaaggtCTGTCTACAAACTCCAATTGAAATGGATACCGTTGTGTGGTGCAGTCCCACGCTTGGGAGATAATTGCATTCTCGAATCGCCCACGGTCTTTTTGCGGAGCTTGCAATTTGTTGAATATCTTTTTGAGATCGCCTAATTCTTGGCCACACAAGTATTTCGACATGTTGTGCTCTGGAAAATTTgggttttctgaacacatatATTGGCAAAACCAAATAACTGAGatttaaaagaaaacactATTTAGAAAGTGAAAAACAAGATTTCttgttgcaatttgcatattcttGTCAACATTTAATAAGTTTTGACAAAGATCGTTAAGGGTTcgtaccaaaacaaaaatcgagTAAATTCTCTGCCAAATCCAAAtattaaaactgaaactgagtTTACGTTGCAGTTCTTCTGTGTGATACTCATTGTGATGGTGGCACAAATCGCAGCTGGTGCCTGGGCCTTCCACAACAGAGACAAGCTGGACGATATTGTGCGGGCGGCGGTAAAATCTTCGGTGCAGGAGGAGTACGGCCAATCTACCATGAGTTCCCGCACGGTTACCTTTGATACACTTCAGAAGAATGTAAGTATTTTGAAAGTATCTTAAGCGGACAATGAAGTTGAtctattatacccggtattcgaaaaaagtggatgtacatacgtacatatgtatgtacataaatatgtatgtaacgcacggaaggaaacgttttcgaccctaTTAAGAATGTAGATACATGGtatatataagtataagtatataagtatatattcttgatctgTATCAATGTCAAGTCGATATAAGTAGATATATCCTTCTTTCCGTCCGGCTGcccgtcttgtttgacgcctcgttctcagagactataagagctagggTCACTCTCCTCGCTAGATGTAGATAACagattaaaatgtaaaattcgaaaaaaaaaaaaaatttaactgtttatgtatgtacatatgtgtcacactaaggttacattcacacatgcacatgaaTGTGCAAACATGCATATGTaagtgtgtttgtatgtacatatataaccACGGAGTACCGTcaagttttgacgcgtacgaagcgtctcacttTCCTACTCGTTTattctctgtttgtttttgcagttgAAGTGCTGCGGTGCAGATGGACCTGGGGACTGGGCCACGAGTCGATTTAATAATGTGGATCGCACAAATATTGTGGAAATTGCCGTGTCTTCCATGAATGTATTTTACAACATACCTGAGTCCTGCTGCAAGGAGGACCTCAAGGACAACGAGTGCGAACTGTCGCGTCGCTTGAAATTTGGTGGCCCCTTGAACACGGCCATCTACCAGCAGGTAAAGCGGATAAGATGGATTGAGTAGTTTCAATGGATTATTCATGGCATAGTAGATTCCCATTCTCATGGGAAACTCATTTGACATTCAAATTGTTTCCTTAACTGGGGACAGTCGGCTGTTGCCTGTCGCTTGTGGTCGTTCTTCGACTCATTGAGCCACcgaaaaacaatcaaaaattaaataagagATGTGTCTGAAGCATGATTTCTTGCCGCTGGTGATTACTATCGATGGCCTGAGGGcccattaaaattaataatccTTTGCTGTTAATGTGGATTTGTTTTGATGTCACGCCACGCCCGAGACActaaaggaaaatgaaaacactgaaaaatgtattaattaaTATGGATATTCCACACGCATTTCAAATGCTATATGCAGCTAAATACAATTACCATATACTAAACAAACACATTCTGTGTACATATAAATTAATGAATCGCACTTTTTGTTACAGGGCTGCGTTGATAAAATGATTGAGATCATTTACGAGAATTGGGTCAGCATTTTTGCCATCACTATTGCTGTCATActgttggagctgctgtcgCTGACCTTTGCCTTGAGCCTGTGCTGTGCGGTGAGGAATCAGCACTACAAGGCCTGAGAATTACAGAACTCCCATAGGGAAATCACAGACGATGAGAAGTACTAACAAACCAAATAGAAACGGATGCATAGCAAGCATTaatgagagagacagaggacaAGCGAATGGGAAAAAAGTGTGCATTTAGCAGAAACTAGAAGATGCCCGGAGCTTCCCTGGTcaatatttaaaaaacaacacaattTTGTAGTACTTTTAACAGAAAAGAGCGTGCAGCTAATagagcaaattgaattttcatttgaggagagacagagaggagtgTGAGTTTGGAGTTTGTGAAACAGCGTTTTTGAAGCACAAACCATTCAAGTCACACAAGATACTCTTTATAGCACACTTTTCTaaccaaatatttatacaacaagaaaacaaacacagatCCACAGAGAGTATACTTTGTCTACTTATTCGAACCACATAAAGCAACAGGCTCCGTAATTTTTAGCATAGTGAGAAAGTTTTCAAATTCATAgatacatataaaataaatacattgcatacatactatatattaaaaatatagaaGAAAACGTAAGCACAAAGTATAATGttaattgccaaaaacaaaaacatataaacaaaatgaaaagccatcaaatttcgttcaaaatttgttgtctCCCATAAGACTTTCGATTACCAATCAAGTTGATTTGTGGCCATTTTTTATATTATGCCATTATGCTAAAGCAAAGCCAAATTAaataagtatatatgtacagctatttacatatgtacatacatgcatacgtaGATCTATACATGCAAACATGCATGCATGACGACAGCATTCCACAAGAATGAGAATGATTGACAGATTTTTGTTCTGGTTAAAGACGCGTTGCCATCCAAAGACCCAGcccaaaatatatattcaaatcattttttgatcttgtgcaaaatgttgttaGAAAAACATGAACACCCAAATTCGACTCGTTGCTTTacgaaattaaatgccaaatattttatgcatttacaacatttttttttaagcaaaaagctgaatgttgaaaaatattatttaaaagttGGTCAATCTGTTCTAACCCATAACTCAGACACACACCTTCTCGAAACGAATTTTGTCGAGTCCATCTTACCTGCATCAAAATGAATATTACTATTATTAAACAATCATTGTGCAAGTGCAACTATTTATAGTATATATGAGATTGAATcaagaaagcaacaacacaaccAGCCCTAAAATGTTTAATGGAAAGTACACAAAAATCGTATGGAAAatctctatatatacatacatttatatacattCATTGAATTTTTACCATTCAACATAAACTAATTGAACATTAaaaatatacgtacatatattttttgtacaattttcattttattgttgttaaatgtattttaactTTGTTGTTAGTTAAGCGTAGCCTGAGCGTCACACTTTGTACCCCCATCACAGcgtttaaataaatcaaatctaaAAGAACCCATCCAaggaaaaaaattatattaaatttacaataaaagaagaaaatgtggaaagaaaaatcaagtttaagtaaataaatctatattgtatttaaatgtacaccttaaactaaattatttattgaacaTCTCTTAGTGGGTAGGTTTTAGTGGCATTTTTATCGAAGTTAAATAAAATCATGAGAAAGAGATTTTAGGCTAATTTAGAAAGGCAATCGAGGCAAAATGTTCGTTCGTTCATGTGTTGGAACTGTAGTAAAAGCATTGGAATATATCTAGGCAATAAGTCTCttaagaaaataattatttaaaattgattgtAGCGAAATACTTAATGCACTATACAACTTCTTTAGGCATctgaaatcaaaacaaaatgtaggACATacccagaaaaaaaaaccattctCATTGTAATAAAAAAATCTGTATCTTTAAAGCATGAGGAAactacatacaaacataaatacataaataaatataaacacaaaaaaaaaaaaatgcacattCAACAAGACATCAGGCAAAAGTCAGTGACAGCAATAAAGCAATATAAACGATGCTCAAGATTTGTATTCATTTGAAGGATaatgatatttttaaaactaaattcttatctataaaataataacaacagcTAATAAACAAGAGATAATATTGAATTtgagataaataaataaacatctattaaagcaaaaatatgtggagttttgtgtgtggcttgggatggttaaaactaaattttacagataaaaataaatgtttaaccaatttttatacccggtactcgaagagtaaatagggtatattgtatttgtggggaataacggttgtatgcaACGCactgaaggaaacgtttccgaccccataaagcatatacatatatgggagCAGTTCTCTTTCGTAGTGAccagacgtgtttttgttttgcgctccgtattttcctttctattttggataaacaaccgggttttttttcaaaataactcttctaataattgcctaataacttgccacttttcttacatatgctaatacgcgagtgcatgccttttatttgtttagaattgtaatttaatcgtGTTAATTTGTGCGtcggttggttgtgtgtttgtgctt from Drosophila subobscura isolate 14011-0131.10 chromosome O, UCBerk_Dsub_1.0, whole genome shotgun sequence encodes:
- the LOC117899468 gene encoding CD81 antigen, whose product is MGLKGCCSCVKYLMVLINILFWLIGLSIVITSVWMLTDPTFMLSMTQSYNHYHIALYVFLGIGILITLGAFFGCWGVCRESQCLLVSFFCVILIVMVAQIAAGAWAFHNRDKLDDIVRAAVKSSVQEEYGQSTMSSRTVTFDTLQKNLKCCGADGPGDWATSRFNNVDRTNIVEIAVSSMNVFYNIPESCCKEDLKDNECELSRRLKFGGPLNTAIYQQGCVDKMIEIIYENWVSIFAITIAVILLELLSLTFALSLCCAVRNQHYKA